From a region of the Falco peregrinus isolate bFalPer1 chromosome 5, bFalPer1.pri, whole genome shotgun sequence genome:
- the FAHD1 gene encoding acylpyruvase FAHD1, mitochondrial, whose protein sequence is MASSSSSSKPLSRFWEWGRNIVCVGRNYAEHAEEMGSALPRQPLFFLKPSSAYVREGSPILRPYYCANLHHEVELGVVLGKRARAVSQQAAMEHVAGYALCLDMTARDTQQECKAKGLPWTLAKGFRTSCPISDFVPKEKIPDPHKLKIWLKVNGELRQEGNTSSMIFSIPYLISYISEIFTLEEGDLLLTGSPKGVGSVQANDEIEAGITDVLSMRFKVAQQTRGS, encoded by the coding sequence AtggcctcctcctcctcctcctccaaaccCCTGTCCCGCTTCTGGGAGTGGGGCAGGAACATCGTCTGCGTGGGGCGCAACTACGCCGAGCACGCCGAGGAGATGGGGAGCGCGCTGCCCCGCCAgcccctcttcttcctcaagCCTTCCTCGGCCTACGTGCGCGAGGGCTCGCCCATCCTGCGGCCCTACTACTGCGCCAACCTGCACCACGAAGTGGAGCTGggggtggtgctggggaagCGGGCCCGGGCCGTGTCCCAGCAGGCTGCCATGGAGCACGTGGCCGGCTATGCCCTCTGCCTGGACATGACGGCCAGGGACACCCAGCAGGAGTGCAAAGCCAAGGGGCTGCCCTGGACCTTGGCCAAGGGCTTCCGCACATCGTGCCCCATCAGTGACTTCGTGCCCAAGGAGAAGATCCCGGACCCTCACAAGCTGAAGATCTGGCTCAAGGTGAACGGAGAGCTGAGGCAGGAAGGGAACACCTCCTCCATGATCTTCTCCATCCCTTACCTGATCAGCTACATCAGTGAAATATTCACCCTGGAGGAAGGGGACTTGCTCCTGACAGGATCTCCCAAAGGAGTTGGGTCTGTGCAGGCCAACGACGAGATAGAGGCCGGGATAACAGATGTCCTCTCCATGCGCTTTAAGGTAGCGCAGCAGACACGTGGATCCTAA